AATTCATCGCTTGCTGAAAGATCATTAACAACAATTGAAAATTCAATTTGATTTTCTGAATTTAAAACCAATAAAAATGTTCCCGTTTCATCTCTGTTTTCAACAATTGGAATTTCATTTTCTGTAGTTAAGGAAATATTTCCTGACGCAATAATAGTTGGTCCTGAACCATCAGTGTCATTACAACTTGTTGTAAAACCTATTAAAACCGTACAACATATTAATAATAGTGCTTTTTTCATTGAGATATAGTTAAGTTTTTACCTACTTCAGTTTTGAGTCTTTTTTCGGCTAGTTCCGACTTAATTAATGATGCCTTAGTTGCTGAAGGGTTGTGTATAAAAATGAATTATTTTTTTACTATTACAAAATACGCTATAAATGAGAAGTTTAATTGATGCATTTCCACAAGTTGATGGCTCAAATGCTAAAAATTTAGCATATTTTTAAATTTACCGTCATTTGGAAGTATCAATTCGTTTTATGGCTAACTAATATTGACTGTGTTTAATTGTTTTATAATAACCGAAAAGTTAGAAAATTTAGTTTTTAGTAGCGAAAGATTATTTTTGAAATAGAAAATTATAAATTTTAGTCTTTTAAGCCCCAAGTAGGGGTAAATGCTTAATCTTATGGTATGTTAAAGCCATTGAAATACAGTGCTTTAATTCGGTTTCAGGGATGTTGTCATTAAGTTTAAAAACAATGGCTCTATTCCCTTCAAATTCAAATGTGTCTTTATAAATTGTTTTAAAAGTAGTTACTAATTTAGAAGTGCATTTGAAGTAAATGGCAAATTGTTCTGGTGTTTTAGTCTTCCAATCGATTCTAACAGTACTGCCGATTTTGGATAGATAACTAGGTTCTCCCCATTTTAAAGTTTCTTCTAAATTTTCAAGGCCTTCAATTTCGGAAGCAGCTTCTATAATTAGAGCTCTTAATTGATTCATTTGTTGTTGAACCTCTGGTGGATAAGCGTTAAAAACTTCTTTAGTTTTTGGGTTAGTGGTTAATTTCATTGTATTCTAAACGTTATTTTAGTTTCCAACATCCTACTACAAATTCTGATAATAGTAAAAGGATTATTCAAATATAACGATAAAAGCTGAGGTTAATTAAAATATGAGTTCTCTGGTGCTTTAACGATAAATGACAGGTTAATAGGGGGTGATTAATTTTGAACATCAGTAGAGGTACTGGTTTTCTTAAGTTTAGATGTATTGTAAAGTTTTATACATCCCATAATTACAACATGAGTAAGTACGAATATGGCTCCAAAAAATAATACACCAAGTGAATTTCCATATCTTAAATTAGTAGAATCTAAAAGTACATATAGCATTATTAGTGAATAAATTGCGAAACATAAAGCATTCCATTTGTAAAAGTTTTTATGTTCAGCCGAGAACAAGTTATAAGCTAAAAAAACAAACATTACCGCATATGCAATGTAAAGGATATTAAATTCGATAGTGGTTGGAATCATTTTTTTATTTCTATGTTTCGCATAACCTTAAAGCTCTAAGGTTAATTTTATTTGTTCAATTTTTATAATGATACTAAAATGATAATGATAACTAAAAAATGAAAAGTTACGCTTGTATAAACGTAACTTCTCAATGTTTAAATTTAAGTTTTTATTTTTTAGCTACTATAATGAGAGATGTTTATTTATACTTCTAATGTAACCAAGGTTCTTCCTTTTAATTTTCCTTTTAATATTAAAGCAATCTTTTCATTTAATTCATTTAAAGATATTTCATCAGCAGCTTCGGTTAATTGGTCATTTTTCCATTCCTTAGATAACTTATTCCATACTTTTTCTCTGTAGGTCATTGGGTAGTTTTGAGAGTCTATACCAATTAACGTAACACCTCTTAAAATAAAAGGAAAAACGGTTAAATCAAGCTTTGGAGAAGCCACATTTCCGCAGCAAGTTACAACACCCATTGGATGTGTAGATTTAATGATGTTTTCTAGAATCACACCACCTACGGTATCAATACCTCCAGCAAAACGTGACTTTAAAAGAGGCTTTTTGTCCATTTTTTCAAAATCTTTTCGCAATACAATTTCATCAGCTCCAAGTTTCTTTAAAAATTCAATTTCAGTTTCTTTACTTGTAATTGCCACAGTTTTATAGCCCAGTTTTTTTAATATAGTGATGCTTAATGAACCTACACCTCCGGTAGCACCTGAAACTATGATCGGTCCATCTTCGGGCTTAACTATTTCGCTTAATCTTAATACTGACATTCCTGCGGTTAATCCTGCCGTTCCAATAGTCATTGCTTCCTTCATGGTTAGATTTTCGGGTAGCTTTACCACCCAATCTTCTGGTACTTTAACATATTGAGCAAAGCCACCATCTGTATTCATTCCTAAATCGTAACTGGTGACAATAACTTGGTCTGATACTTTAAATTTATTAGATTCGGATGACACTATTGTACCGGCCGCATCAACTCCTGGGGTATGCGGATAATTTCGCGTTACGCCTTTATTACCAATACTAGACAACGCATCTTTGTAGTTTAAAGAACTGTAGTGTACTTTTATCAGTAATTCACCTTTTTCCAAGGGCGTAAAAGGTATTTCTTTAATTGAAGAAATATAGTTTCCGTCTTTCTCTTCTACTCTAAAGGCTTTGTATTTTGATTGCTTGTTCATAGTTGCTGTTTCTATATGTTTTACTTACTTTTACAACAAATTTCGGTCAAAATATTCTGATATACAAGAGCTTACAAATTGTTCACTAACGAACATTT
The nucleotide sequence above comes from Aureibaculum algae. Encoded proteins:
- a CDS encoding YhdH/YhfP family quinone oxidoreductase, yielding MNKQSKYKAFRVEEKDGNYISSIKEIPFTPLEKGELLIKVHYSSLNYKDALSSIGNKGVTRNYPHTPGVDAAGTIVSSESNKFKVSDQVIVTSYDLGMNTDGGFAQYVKVPEDWVVKLPENLTMKEAMTIGTAGLTAGMSVLRLSEIVKPEDGPIIVSGATGGVGSLSITILKKLGYKTVAITSKETEIEFLKKLGADEIVLRKDFEKMDKKPLLKSRFAGGIDTVGGVILENIIKSTHPMGVVTCCGNVASPKLDLTVFPFILRGVTLIGIDSQNYPMTYREKVWNKLSKEWKNDQLTEAADEISLNELNEKIALILKGKLKGRTLVTLEV
- a CDS encoding DUF1801 domain-containing protein; protein product: MKLTTNPKTKEVFNAYPPEVQQQMNQLRALIIEAASEIEGLENLEETLKWGEPSYLSKIGSTVRIDWKTKTPEQFAIYFKCTSKLVTTFKTIYKDTFEFEGNRAIVFKLNDNIPETELKHCISMALTYHKIKHLPLLGA